The Oikeobacillus pervagus genome includes a window with the following:
- a CDS encoding RDD family protein — MDQDQFLSEQRDQNQPVEHPTQQVPIDVHYAGFWMRFWAYLVDLIVIGSISRLFIYPTFRSMGLEVVSDSIFSPVNIATAIVFYLYFILFTKYIGQTLGKMVFGLKVVPVNQEKLSWGTVLFRELVGRYISATLIFLYLLVAILPKKQGLHDYFADTVVVHERSLLLSKPAY, encoded by the coding sequence ATGGATCAAGATCAATTTTTATCAGAACAGCGGGATCAAAACCAGCCAGTGGAACATCCTACGCAACAAGTTCCTATAGATGTTCATTATGCTGGTTTTTGGATGCGTTTCTGGGCTTATTTAGTTGATTTAATTGTAATAGGGAGTATTTCACGATTGTTTATCTATCCCACCTTTCGTTCAATGGGATTAGAAGTCGTTTCAGATTCTATCTTTTCCCCAGTTAATATTGCAACAGCCATCGTGTTTTATTTGTACTTTATATTGTTTACAAAGTATATAGGTCAAACATTAGGAAAAATGGTTTTCGGTTTAAAGGTTGTCCCGGTAAATCAAGAGAAGTTATCGTGGGGGACGGTCCTATTTCGAGAATTAGTCGGTCGATATATATCTGCGACGTTAATATTTCTTTATTTGCTCGTGGCGATTTTACCGAAAAAACAGGGACTTCATGATTATTTTGCGGATACAGTGGTTGTCCATGAACGGTCTTTATTATTAAGTAAACCTGCTTATTAA
- a CDS encoding EcsC family protein produces the protein MAWSNRDEVVWNEIVEWEKSLYQYEGNDLTNTYVKWLDATFSTIPEEVQQKFYSKLDQWLFHLHSLLQGSTIQSEAREQILSSARSFHPALQDLSDMKKLTIDQLHYLNQQHTARHRLYSFIQGGVTGSGGGVTMMTDFPLMAIINLRTVQLTAMTYGYDVRIPYEMMMSLKVFHAATLPNHMKMYGWENLLDDLETKDSLYFYDGSEQLTNATWLQEPLKQIMKLMAISLFSKKKTSKWPIISMAIGAGINYQLTRKVTQYAEKYYQYRYLQAKREDQS, from the coding sequence ATGGCTTGGTCCAATAGAGATGAAGTGGTTTGGAATGAAATTGTCGAATGGGAGAAATCATTATATCAATATGAAGGAAATGATTTGACCAATACATATGTAAAATGGTTAGATGCGACTTTTTCAACCATTCCTGAAGAGGTGCAACAAAAGTTTTATTCAAAGTTAGATCAATGGTTATTCCATTTACATTCATTATTGCAAGGTTCAACTATTCAAAGTGAGGCAAGAGAACAAATTTTATCGTCGGCTCGTTCCTTTCATCCGGCTCTACAGGATCTTTCCGATATGAAAAAATTAACGATTGATCAGCTGCATTATTTAAATCAGCAGCACACAGCAAGGCATCGACTATATTCCTTCATACAAGGAGGGGTCACGGGTTCAGGTGGAGGAGTCACAATGATGACGGACTTCCCATTAATGGCCATTATTAATTTACGAACCGTCCAATTAACGGCAATGACCTATGGTTATGATGTCAGGATTCCGTATGAGATGATGATGTCATTAAAAGTGTTTCATGCGGCAACTTTACCGAATCATATGAAAATGTATGGATGGGAAAACTTATTGGATGATCTTGAGACGAAGGATTCATTATATTTTTATGATGGTAGTGAGCAATTAACGAATGCCACTTGGTTACAGGAACCGCTGAAACAAATCATGAAGTTAATGGCAATTTCTTTATTCAGCAAGAAAAAAACATCCAAATGGCCGATCATCAGTATGGCAATTGGGGCCGGAATCAATTACCAGTTAACAAGAAAGGTCACACAATATGCAGAAAAGTATTATCAATACCGTTATTTACAAGCGAAAAGAGAGGATCAATCGTGA
- a CDS encoding DUF2953 domain-containing protein translates to MTVVYMIIFILVALFFIFLFSKLMVLLSIYHGQDNDHITIEFMLWFGLIRYKIDIPFVKIINHDENIVPTIAFRKEEKNQGKTSNEKQEKLTPQEMVRRISNIKEIVQHVFGMNIIIKKFLKKISIEKIEWHSSIGVRDAALTGILVGSLWAAKGGLIGIISNYMTLKQMPKISITPSFQIPLSQTELTCMVHFRIGNAIAVGLKIFKYWRGSKKSLKFMLPKQGSREKVNKAT, encoded by the coding sequence ATGACAGTCGTTTATATGATCATTTTTATTTTGGTCGCACTTTTTTTCATTTTTCTTTTTTCAAAACTAATGGTGCTTCTTTCGATTTATCATGGACAAGATAATGACCATATTACAATAGAATTTATGCTTTGGTTCGGATTAATTCGATACAAAATTGACATCCCTTTCGTGAAAATAATCAATCACGATGAAAATATTGTGCCTACTATCGCTTTTCGAAAAGAAGAAAAAAATCAGGGAAAAACTTCAAATGAAAAGCAAGAGAAATTAACCCCACAGGAAATGGTCAGAAGAATATCAAACATAAAAGAAATCGTTCAACATGTATTTGGTATGAATATCATTATAAAGAAATTCTTAAAGAAAATCTCAATTGAAAAGATTGAATGGCATTCATCAATCGGTGTGCGTGATGCAGCTTTAACAGGTATATTAGTCGGTTCACTTTGGGCTGCCAAAGGGGGATTGATAGGGATTATAAGTAATTATATGACATTAAAACAAATGCCGAAGATATCGATTACCCCTTCCTTTCAAATTCCCCTATCACAAACTGAACTCACATGTATGGTTCATTTTAGGATAGGAAATGCTATAGCTGTAGGCTTGAAAATATTTAAATATTGGCGCGGATCGAAAAAAAGTTTGAAGTTCATGCTGCCGAAACAAGGTTCTCGGGAGAAAGTGAACAAAGCTACCTGA
- the tpx gene encoding thiol peroxidase, producing MANVTFKGNPMTLVGQEVKVGDTAPNFTVLANDLSEVTLNDSKGKVRLISVVPSIDTGVCDAQTRRFNEEASKLDAQILTISVDLPFAQKRWCAAAGIENIQVLSDHRDLSFGEAYGVHMKELRLLARSIFVVDSQDKVTYVEYVKEGTDHPNYEAAIEAAKSAK from the coding sequence ATGGCAAATGTCACATTTAAAGGGAATCCGATGACACTTGTTGGACAAGAAGTGAAAGTGGGAGATACTGCTCCTAATTTCACAGTATTGGCGAATGACTTATCAGAGGTTACACTGAATGATAGTAAGGGAAAAGTTCGACTCATTAGTGTCGTCCCTTCCATTGATACGGGTGTTTGTGATGCTCAAACTCGTCGTTTTAATGAAGAAGCATCGAAACTTGATGCGCAAATTTTAACCATTTCAGTTGACTTGCCATTTGCGCAAAAGCGTTGGTGCGCTGCAGCAGGAATCGAAAACATTCAAGTGCTTTCCGATCATCGTGATTTATCTTTTGGAGAAGCCTATGGTGTCCATATGAAGGAATTACGTTTGTTAGCACGGTCTATTTTCGTCGTGGATAGTCAAGATAAGGTTACATATGTAGAGTATGTGAAGGAAGGTACGGACCATCCTAATTACGAAGCTGCCATCGAAGCGGCAAAATCTGCAAAGTAA
- a CDS encoding FadR/GntR family transcriptional regulator — MAPQSKKKTYQVIVDQLKEHFLNGDMKQGDKLPTERELASQFKVSRTSVREALRKLEMKGIIETRQGSGSFIKSIEFQSFGEELSSAIVNTERKLVYEMLELRRVLEMECAYLASHRATSKDLEKIRQALEDMVIAKNDVELGLKADVNFHINIVSASNNTIFLTLIQTLNGQLQDNIRATRMQRFSNPERIEDTIDEHKQIYLAIASGNGELAKNLMENHILQIRKEFAESSLHHLKG; from the coding sequence ATGGCACCGCAATCAAAGAAAAAAACTTACCAAGTGATTGTGGATCAACTAAAAGAACACTTCTTAAACGGTGATATGAAGCAAGGAGATAAACTTCCAACTGAAAGGGAACTGGCTAGCCAATTCAAGGTTAGTCGAACATCGGTAAGGGAAGCACTTCGTAAATTAGAAATGAAAGGGATCATTGAGACTAGGCAAGGAAGTGGTAGTTTTATAAAATCAATAGAATTTCAATCTTTCGGAGAGGAGCTTTCCTCTGCTATTGTAAATACAGAGAGAAAACTCGTCTATGAAATGCTTGAACTTCGCCGTGTGCTTGAGATGGAGTGCGCTTACCTTGCTTCCCATAGAGCAACCTCAAAAGATTTGGAGAAAATCCGTCAAGCGCTTGAAGACATGGTGATTGCCAAAAACGATGTGGAATTGGGATTGAAAGCAGATGTGAATTTTCATATCAATATTGTCAGCGCCTCTAACAACACGATCTTTTTAACATTAATTCAAACACTTAACGGGCAACTGCAAGATAACATCCGGGCTACTCGTATGCAAAGGTTTTCAAACCCTGAACGTATAGAGGATACGATCGATGAACATAAACAAATTTATTTAGCGATTGCTTCTGGCAATGGCGAACTTGCGAAGAATTTAATGGAAAATCATATTTTACAGATCAGAAAAGAATTTGCGGAATCATCATTGCACCATTTGAAGGGCTAG
- a CDS encoding class I SAM-dependent methyltransferase, with translation MKTHVPVERLFNQFNEIAMILQEELSCTYLEALAETVEDIFHHKILQEELSDFTKKRVMKILEENSLDFFTKEQIRKAYQLAILKGMKEYVQPNHQMTPDSIGMFVSFLIEKFINEQNEWTIMDPACGSGNLLATILNQLQGKQLEAYGLDIDDLLIKLAFLGANLLEQTVQFYNQDSLEPMFVNPVDVTVCDLPVGYYPNDERAKDYEVSVEEGHTYAHHLFIEQSIKHTKQGGYLFFLIPNGLFESEQAPKLHELLKKYVHIQSVIQLPISMFKNKHNAKSILILQKKAPSIQAPKQVLLANLPSLKNKEAMEKIIIQIDAWIKENKK, from the coding sequence ATGAAAACACATGTCCCAGTAGAGAGATTATTTAATCAATTTAATGAAATCGCTATGATTCTACAGGAGGAACTATCATGTACCTATTTAGAAGCATTAGCTGAAACGGTTGAAGATATTTTTCATCACAAGATTCTACAAGAAGAGTTAAGTGATTTCACAAAGAAAAGGGTTATGAAGATACTTGAGGAAAACTCCCTTGATTTTTTTACGAAGGAACAAATACGAAAAGCGTATCAATTGGCGATTTTAAAAGGGATGAAGGAATATGTTCAACCAAATCATCAAATGACACCCGACTCCATTGGAATGTTCGTAAGCTTTCTAATCGAAAAATTTATAAACGAACAAAATGAATGGACCATCATGGACCCAGCTTGTGGAAGTGGCAATTTATTAGCCACGATCTTGAATCAACTACAAGGCAAGCAATTGGAAGCTTATGGCCTTGATATAGATGATTTATTAATTAAATTAGCTTTTCTTGGGGCCAACTTATTAGAACAAACTGTGCAATTTTATAATCAAGATTCTTTGGAGCCAATGTTTGTTAACCCAGTTGATGTAACGGTATGTGATTTACCAGTTGGTTATTATCCGAATGATGAAAGAGCAAAAGACTATGAAGTTAGTGTGGAAGAAGGCCATACATATGCTCATCATTTATTTATTGAGCAAAGCATCAAACATACGAAACAAGGAGGATACTTATTTTTCCTTATTCCAAATGGATTATTTGAGTCAGAACAAGCACCAAAACTTCATGAACTATTAAAAAAATATGTGCATATACAAAGCGTCATCCAACTCCCTATATCAATGTTTAAAAATAAACACAACGCCAAAAGCATTTTGATTTTACAAAAGAAAGCACCTTCCATCCAAGCACCAAAACAAGTATTACTAGCCAATCTACCATCATTAAAAAACAAAGAAGCAATGGAAAAAATAATCATCCAAATAGACGCATGGATAAAAGAAAATAAAAAATAA
- the ytfJ gene encoding GerW family sporulation protein, which yields MTDHPIQGLMSTAMENLKEMIDVNTIIGDPVETPDGSVILTVSKVGFGFAAGGSEFIIEKKGQNGNQSQQQKQPFGGGSGGGVSITPIAFLIVNNQGVKMLHLDENTHLLDKILDLAPGAIDKIQSMFNKNNSSQNQQKSMNSNQNSYPQQDLGI from the coding sequence ATGACAGATCATCCAATACAAGGTTTGATGTCGACGGCCATGGAAAATTTAAAAGAAATGATTGATGTGAATACGATTATCGGTGATCCTGTAGAGACCCCAGACGGAAGTGTTATCCTTACTGTTTCCAAAGTAGGTTTTGGGTTTGCTGCAGGTGGAAGTGAATTTATCATTGAAAAGAAAGGGCAAAATGGGAACCAGTCACAACAACAAAAGCAGCCATTTGGTGGCGGTAGTGGAGGCGGAGTATCAATCACTCCAATTGCTTTTCTCATTGTAAATAATCAAGGTGTAAAAATGTTACACTTAGATGAAAACACTCATTTGCTCGACAAAATCCTAGATCTTGCACCAGGCGCCATCGACAAAATCCAATCGATGTTTAACAAAAATAATTCTAGCCAAAATCAACAAAAAAGTATGAATTCAAATCAAAATAGTTATCCACAACAAGACCTTGGTATATAG
- the sppA gene encoding signal peptide peptidase SppA: MNRKRIIALVIAISVFFVSIIVNFASMAFTTDITKALDTMFKGSDQEFIETVKEDGNEFKKIAVLEVEGVIQDTGTTGSMLRSAGYNHRFFMDLLDQVQHDDTVKAIVLRVNSPGGGVAESAEIHDKLKEIKQKAKKPIYVSMGSVAASGGYYISAPADKIMASPETLTGSLGVIMQSVNYSKLADKFGVDFVTVKSGPYKDIMSPTRPITDSEKQILQEMINNTYNGFVKVISEGRKIPESQVRKIADGRIYDGRQAKELKLIDDFGYLDDTIQQLKKDHHLSGAEVVKYEQQLGFSSLFSASAQKIIGKDAEMHDLMKVLSNPNSPRLMYLYAE, from the coding sequence ATGAATAGAAAAAGGATCATCGCTTTAGTCATTGCCATTAGTGTATTTTTTGTCTCCATTATTGTCAATTTTGCAAGTATGGCCTTTACGACAGATATTACGAAAGCGTTAGACACGATGTTTAAAGGGAGTGACCAGGAATTTATTGAAACAGTAAAAGAAGATGGAAATGAATTTAAAAAAATAGCTGTTCTTGAAGTAGAAGGGGTTATTCAAGACACGGGTACTACTGGTTCGATGCTAAGGTCTGCTGGTTATAACCATCGCTTTTTTATGGATTTATTAGATCAAGTTCAACATGATGATACGGTCAAGGCGATTGTATTAAGAGTGAACTCTCCTGGTGGTGGAGTTGCAGAAAGTGCAGAAATCCATGATAAATTAAAGGAAATTAAACAAAAAGCGAAAAAACCAATTTACGTATCCATGGGTAGTGTTGCGGCTTCAGGAGGGTATTATATTTCAGCTCCTGCAGATAAAATCATGGCAAGCCCAGAAACGTTAACAGGATCTTTAGGCGTTATTATGCAAAGTGTAAACTATTCGAAATTAGCTGACAAGTTTGGTGTTGATTTTGTGACAGTTAAAAGTGGACCTTATAAAGATATTATGAGTCCAACAAGACCTATAACAGATAGTGAAAAACAAATTCTTCAAGAGATGATCAATAATACTTATAACGGGTTTGTAAAAGTGATCTCAGAAGGCCGTAAAATTCCTGAAAGTCAAGTAAGGAAGATTGCGGATGGGCGAATATATGATGGTCGCCAAGCAAAAGAATTAAAGTTAATCGATGATTTTGGTTATTTAGATGATACGATTCAACAGTTGAAAAAAGATCATCATTTGTCTGGAGCCGAGGTTGTGAAATATGAACAACAACTAGGTTTCTCCTCTTTGTTCAGCGCAAGTGCACAGAAGATTATAGGGAAAGATGCAGAGATGCATGATTTAATGAAAGTATTATCGAATCCTAATTCACCTCGATTAATGTACTTATACGCGGAATAG
- a CDS encoding FAD-binding oxidoreductase, which produces MNRATDEFVAELKEILSESQVSINETVLEQHSKDESYHAISKPDVVVFPMTTKEVSEVIKLANQYQVPVVPFGLGSSLEGHVIPYDRGMTIDFSLMNKVLEIRENDFLVKVQPGVTRSQLNKELKKYGLFFSVDPGADATMGGMAATNASGTTAVKYGVMRDQVRDLEVVLADGSIIHTGNLAAKSSSGYHLNGLFVGSEGTLGCFTELTLRVYGIPEYILAARASFPTVDDAVEAVVAILQAGIPVARVELVDEPSMKQVNQYSETDYKEQPTLFLEFHGNEAGLKQDVQFMKEIVLDKNCVGIEFETDNAARHRLWEARHHLAYAYVHGYPGKKLMVTDVCLPISELSGAIHHSRKTLDLLGLNGGIVGHVGDGNFHVLLMIDMNDKEEVAKADDFNEQIVMYALERGGTCTGEHGVGIGKQKYQEKEHGEALNVMRKIKQALDPHHLFNPNKILKMGK; this is translated from the coding sequence ATGAATAGAGCAACAGATGAATTTGTAGCAGAATTAAAAGAGATTTTATCAGAGAGTCAAGTTTCGATAAATGAGACGGTTTTGGAGCAGCATAGCAAAGATGAATCCTATCATGCGATCAGTAAGCCAGATGTCGTGGTGTTTCCGATGACGACTAAAGAGGTGAGTGAGGTAATTAAGCTCGCAAATCAGTATCAAGTGCCGGTCGTTCCATTTGGTCTTGGTTCAAGTTTAGAAGGACATGTCATCCCGTATGATCGGGGAATGACCATCGATTTTTCACTTATGAATAAAGTATTAGAGATCCGGGAAAATGACTTTCTAGTAAAGGTTCAACCTGGAGTGACACGCTCACAATTGAATAAAGAGTTAAAAAAATATGGTTTGTTTTTTTCAGTCGATCCTGGGGCTGATGCGACGATGGGAGGAATGGCAGCAACAAATGCTAGCGGAACTACAGCGGTCAAATACGGTGTCATGCGCGACCAAGTTCGTGATTTAGAAGTGGTTCTTGCAGATGGTTCTATTATTCATACAGGAAATTTAGCAGCGAAATCTTCTTCTGGTTATCATTTGAATGGTCTTTTTGTTGGGTCTGAAGGGACATTAGGTTGTTTTACGGAATTAACATTAAGAGTTTACGGGATCCCAGAATACATATTGGCGGCCAGAGCATCCTTTCCAACGGTTGATGATGCGGTAGAAGCGGTTGTAGCTATTTTACAGGCTGGTATTCCAGTTGCAAGAGTGGAGCTTGTAGATGAGCCCTCTATGAAGCAAGTAAATCAATATAGTGAAACAGACTATAAAGAACAACCGACACTATTTTTAGAGTTTCATGGGAATGAGGCTGGATTAAAACAGGATGTCCAATTTATGAAGGAAATTGTTTTGGATAAAAACTGTGTAGGGATCGAATTTGAAACAGACAATGCTGCCCGCCACCGGTTATGGGAAGCTCGTCATCATTTAGCTTATGCATATGTTCATGGATATCCAGGGAAAAAGCTAATGGTCACAGATGTATGCCTTCCAATCTCTGAATTATCGGGGGCTATTCACCATTCAAGAAAGACGCTTGATTTATTAGGATTAAATGGGGGAATCGTTGGCCATGTTGGAGATGGAAACTTTCATGTTCTCTTAATGATTGACATGAATGATAAAGAAGAGGTGGCCAAAGCAGATGATTTTAATGAACAGATTGTGATGTATGCATTAGAACGTGGAGGAACTTGTACAGGAGAACATGGGGTAGGCATAGGGAAACAGAAATACCAAGAAAAAGAGCATGGAGAGGCCCTGAATGTTATGAGAAAAATCAAACAAGCACTTGACCCACACCATTTATTCAATCCTAATAAAATTTTGAAGATGGGGAAATAG
- a CDS encoding bile acid:sodium symporter family protein, with protein MKILETISMLAGKYFALWVILIACIAFFIPAPFLFFKGYITILLGIVMFGMGLTLKANDFKIVFTKPLPVIIGVCAQFIIMPLTSFAIAYLLNMPAELAAGLVLLGSVPGGTASNVMVYLAKGNVPLSIAMTSVSTLLAPIVTPFILLWLAGQWMPVDTMAMFMSIIQVIIIPIILGLVVRRFLPSVVDKSIHVIPLISVLAIITIVSAVVSGNAETIASAGFIIFMAVMLHNTFGLFLGYVVARILGLDESNRRAISIEVGMQNSGLGVALATAHFGPLAALPSVVGAVWHNISGPILATYWSKKPVEQEQLSHSHPSNHTKDAHI; from the coding sequence ATGAAGATTCTAGAAACCATCAGTATGTTAGCTGGGAAGTATTTTGCTCTTTGGGTCATTTTAATTGCTTGTATTGCTTTTTTTATCCCTGCCCCATTTTTATTTTTTAAAGGATATATTACGATCCTATTAGGAATTGTGATGTTTGGGATGGGATTAACACTAAAGGCGAATGATTTTAAGATTGTATTTACTAAGCCACTTCCGGTCATCATTGGTGTTTGTGCACAGTTTATCATCATGCCGCTCACTAGTTTTGCGATTGCGTATTTATTGAATATGCCAGCCGAATTAGCTGCGGGACTCGTGTTATTGGGATCTGTTCCGGGGGGAACCGCTTCAAATGTAATGGTGTATCTAGCGAAAGGGAATGTACCATTGTCGATCGCGATGACATCGGTTTCTACTTTATTAGCCCCAATTGTTACACCATTTATTTTGCTATGGTTGGCTGGACAATGGATGCCTGTAGATACAATGGCGATGTTTATGTCTATTATTCAAGTGATCATTATTCCGATTATTTTAGGCCTTGTCGTTCGAAGATTTTTACCAAGTGTAGTGGATAAAAGTATCCATGTGATTCCCTTAATTTCGGTCCTTGCGATTATTACGATCGTTTCGGCTGTCGTTTCTGGGAATGCGGAAACAATCGCTTCAGCGGGATTCATTATTTTCATGGCTGTGATGCTTCATAATACGTTCGGGTTATTCCTTGGGTATGTTGTGGCACGTATACTCGGCCTGGATGAAAGTAATCGTCGGGCGATCTCCATAGAAGTTGGCATGCAGAATTCTGGCTTAGGAGTCGCTTTGGCCACCGCTCATTTTGGTCCATTAGCTGCATTGCCAAGTGTTGTTGGTGCTGTTTGGCATAATATTTCTGGACCGATTCTCGCCACATATTGGTCGAAAAAGCCTGTGGAGCAAGAGCAACTATCTCATTCACATCCATCCAATCATACGAAAGATGCACATATTTAA
- a CDS encoding argininosuccinate synthase, with amino-acid sequence MGKKVVLAYSGGLDTSVAIQWLIDKGYEVVACCLDVGEGKDLQFVQEKALQVGAVESYMIDAKEEYANDYALTALQAHTLYEGKYPLVSALSRPLISKKLVEVAEKEGAVAVAHGCTGKGNDQVRFEVSIKALNPNLEVLAPVRDWKWSREEEIEYAKERGIPVPINLDSPYSIDQNLWGRSNECGILEDPWAAPPEDAYDLTASLEDTPDTPEIIEIGFEKGVPVTLNGKSYTLAELILELNEVAGKHGVGRIDHVENRLVGIKSREVYECPGAMTLITAHKELEDLTLVKELAHFKPIIEKKMTELIYEGLWFSPLKSALQAFLNESQKFVTGTVRVKLFKGHAIVEGRKSDFSLYNEKLATYTKEDEFDHNAAVGFIELWGLPTVVNSMVHQDKEKVQA; translated from the coding sequence ATGGGAAAAAAAGTCGTTCTTGCTTATTCTGGGGGCTTAGATACTTCCGTAGCGATACAATGGTTAATTGATAAAGGGTACGAAGTGGTTGCATGTTGTTTAGATGTAGGTGAAGGAAAGGATTTGCAGTTTGTCCAAGAGAAAGCATTGCAAGTAGGTGCGGTTGAAAGTTATATGATCGATGCAAAAGAGGAGTATGCAAATGATTATGCATTAACAGCTCTTCAAGCACACACACTATATGAAGGGAAGTATCCGCTCGTTTCTGCACTTTCTAGACCACTTATTTCTAAAAAATTAGTTGAAGTAGCTGAGAAAGAAGGAGCAGTTGCAGTCGCACATGGATGTACGGGAAAAGGAAATGACCAAGTGCGTTTTGAAGTATCTATTAAAGCATTAAATCCAAATCTTGAAGTGCTAGCTCCTGTCCGTGATTGGAAATGGTCAAGAGAAGAAGAAATTGAATATGCAAAAGAAAGAGGAATCCCTGTTCCAATCAACTTAGATAGCCCATATTCAATTGACCAAAACCTATGGGGAAGAAGTAATGAGTGTGGAATTTTAGAAGATCCGTGGGCTGCGCCACCAGAAGATGCTTATGATTTAACAGCAAGTCTTGAAGATACTCCAGATACACCAGAAATCATTGAAATCGGATTTGAAAAAGGAGTTCCTGTTACACTAAATGGAAAATCTTATACATTGGCTGAATTAATTCTTGAATTGAACGAAGTAGCTGGAAAACATGGAGTTGGAAGAATTGACCATGTAGAAAACCGTCTTGTAGGGATTAAATCAAGAGAAGTGTATGAATGTCCAGGCGCAATGACATTAATTACGGCTCATAAAGAACTGGAAGATTTAACACTAGTAAAAGAATTAGCACACTTCAAACCGATCATCGAAAAGAAAATGACGGAGCTTATATATGAAGGATTATGGTTCTCACCATTAAAAAGTGCGCTTCAAGCATTCTTAAATGAATCTCAAAAATTTGTAACAGGTACAGTACGTGTGAAATTATTCAAAGGGCATGCAATCGTTGAAGGAAGAAAATCAGATTTTTCCTTATACAATGAAAAATTAGCGACTTATACAAAAGAGGATGAATTTGATCATAATGCAGCGGTTGGTTTCATTGAACTTTGGGGACTTCCAACAGTTGTGAATTCAATGGTTCATCAAGATAAGGAGAAGGTTCAAGCATGA
- a CDS encoding MogA/MoaB family molybdenum cofactor biosynthesis protein — translation MSVIEHKKNAAKRIVVGIITISDTRTKETDKSGLLIKDLLHQHQHEVVFHEIVKDEKTPIQSTIQSFINSGQIDVILLNGGTGLAPRDVTIETVQPMFEKEISGFGEIFRMLSYTEDIGSAAILSRAAAGVLKQVAIFAMPGSTGAVKLAMNKLILPEIGHIVSEIKKTK, via the coding sequence GTGAGTGTAATCGAACATAAAAAGAATGCAGCGAAACGAATAGTGGTTGGAATCATTACTATTAGTGATACGAGGACAAAAGAAACAGATAAAAGTGGATTACTTATAAAAGATCTTCTTCATCAACATCAACATGAAGTCGTTTTTCATGAAATCGTGAAAGATGAAAAAACACCGATTCAGTCTACTATTCAATCGTTCATCAATTCAGGACAAATCGATGTCATTCTTCTAAATGGGGGAACTGGACTGGCCCCTCGAGATGTAACGATTGAAACGGTGCAACCAATGTTTGAAAAAGAAATATCCGGATTTGGTGAAATATTCCGAATGTTGAGCTATACAGAGGATATTGGTTCTGCAGCGATTCTTTCAAGAGCTGCCGCAGGTGTATTAAAGCAAGTGGCGATATTTGCTATGCCTGGGTCTACAGGTGCTGTGAAATTAGCTATGAATAAATTAATTCTCCCAGAAATAGGGCATATTGTAAGTGAAATAAAAAAAACAAAGTAA